A region of Streptomyces deccanensis DNA encodes the following proteins:
- a CDS encoding serine protease, with protein sequence MKRLITALKRCAAVGAAALAIASLQPVSAATAAPAPVVGGTRAAQGEFPFMVRLSMGCGGSLYTQQIVLTAAHCVGATGNNTSITATAGVVDLQSTSGRVQVRSTKVYRAPGYNGDGKDWALIKLASPINLPTLKIANTTAYNSGTFTVAGWGAATQGGAQQRYMLKATVPFVSDATCRSYSGYSGLIAGEEICAGYAAGGVDTCQGDSGGPMFRRDNANQWIQVGIVSWGIGCAQPNAPGVYTEVSTFASQIASAAATL encoded by the coding sequence TTGAAGCGACTCATCACCGCTCTGAAGAGATGTGCGGCTGTCGGTGCCGCCGCGCTCGCGATCGCCAGCCTGCAGCCCGTGTCGGCGGCGACGGCCGCGCCGGCGCCGGTGGTCGGCGGAACGCGGGCCGCGCAGGGCGAGTTCCCGTTCATGGTCCGGTTGTCGATGGGCTGTGGCGGCTCGCTGTACACGCAGCAGATCGTCCTCACGGCCGCGCACTGCGTCGGCGCGACCGGCAACAACACCAGCATCACGGCCACGGCCGGTGTCGTGGACCTCCAGAGCACCAGCGGCCGGGTCCAGGTCCGCTCGACCAAGGTGTACCGGGCCCCCGGCTACAACGGCGACGGCAAGGACTGGGCGCTCATCAAGCTCGCCTCGCCCATCAACCTCCCGACGCTGAAGATCGCCAACACCACCGCGTACAACTCCGGCACCTTCACCGTCGCCGGCTGGGGCGCGGCCACCCAGGGCGGCGCGCAGCAGCGTTACATGCTCAAGGCCACCGTGCCGTTCGTGAGCGACGCGACCTGCCGTTCCTACAGCGGCTACAGCGGGCTCATCGCCGGCGAGGAGATCTGCGCCGGTTACGCGGCGGGCGGCGTCGACACCTGCCAGGGCGACTCCGGCGGTCCGATGTTCCGCCGGGACAACGCCAACCAGTGGATCCAGGTCGGCATCGTCAGCTGGGGCATAGGCTGCGCCCAGCCCAACGCCCCAGGTGTCTACACCGAGGTGTCCACCTTCGCGTCCCAGATCGCGTCGGCCGCGGCCACGCTCTGA
- a CDS encoding YceI family protein produces MGIFGRNNSTTETAGTPATVSAVNPELAALTGDYAIDASHTTIGFTARHAMVTNVKGAFLDFSGSLHLDGTDPTRSTASIDVKMESIDTGNADRDGHLKSADFFKTEEFPTMTFRSTKAEALGGDDYRITGDLSILGTTKPLTIDLEFNGAAKDPFGNERVGFEGKAEILRSEWGLTWNAALETGGVLVSDKIKLTFDISAIRNA; encoded by the coding sequence ATGGGCATCTTCGGCCGCAACAACTCGACCACCGAGACCGCCGGCACCCCGGCGACCGTCTCCGCGGTGAACCCCGAACTCGCCGCGCTGACCGGCGACTACGCGATCGACGCGTCCCACACCACGATCGGCTTCACGGCCCGCCACGCCATGGTCACCAACGTCAAGGGCGCCTTCCTCGACTTCTCCGGCAGCCTGCACCTGGACGGCACGGACCCGACCCGGTCCACCGCCTCCATCGACGTCAAGATGGAGAGCATCGACACCGGCAACGCCGACCGTGACGGTCACCTGAAGAGCGCGGACTTCTTCAAGACGGAGGAGTTCCCGACGATGACCTTCCGCTCCACGAAGGCGGAGGCCCTCGGTGGCGACGACTACCGCATCACCGGCGATCTCTCCATCCTCGGCACGACCAAGCCCCTCACCATCGACCTGGAGTTCAACGGCGCCGCCAAGGACCCCTTCGGCAACGAGCGCGTCGGCTTCGAGGGCAAGGCGGAGATCCTGCGCTCCGAGTGGGGCCTGACGTGGAACGCGGCGCTGGAGACGGGTGGCGTCCTGGTGTCGGACAAGATCAAGCTCACCTTCGACATCTCGGCCATCCGCAACGCGTGA